ACCTGGAGCCGCCAGGCGCGCCTGCTGGTGATGGACGAGATCCACAAGATGCCGGGCTGGAAGGTCTGGCTGAAGGGGGTCGTCGATGCCGGACCCGCGGAGCAGGCGCTGCTGGTGACGGGCAGCGCGCGCATGGAGACCTTCCGTCAGAGCGGCGAATCGCTGGCCGGGCGCTATTTCGCCTGGCGGCTGCATCCGATTTCGGTGGCGGAGTGGTGCGCCCATGCCGGCGCCTCGCCCGAGGCGGCATTGCGCCACCTGATGCGCCGCGGCGGTTTTCCCGAGCCCTGCCTCGCCGCCACCGATGAGGAGGCCGACCGCTGGCGGGCGCAGTACGCCACCGACCTGGTGCGCGAGGACGTGCTCGAGTTTTCGCGCCTGCACGAGGTGAGGACGATGCGGCTTTTCCTCGACCTGTTGCGCGGGCGGACGGGTGCGCCGTTGTCGCTCGCCTCCATCGCCCGCGATCTGGCGGTAGCGACGGGCACGCTCAAACGCTATCTCGACATCCTGCAGGCGCTCTACATCGTGTTCACCGTGCAGCCCTGGCACCGCAATGTGGCGCGGGCCACGCTGCAGGCGCCGAAGGTGTATTTCTTCGACACCGGCATGGTGCGCGGCGACGACGGCGCGCGGCTGGAAAATGCCGTGGCGGCCATGCTGCTCAGGCATGTGCATTTCCGCCGCGACGCGCTGGGCCGGGAAACGGGCCTGCACTACATCCGCACCAAGGATGGGGCGGAAGTCGATTTCGCCATCAGCGAGGACGATGCGCTGACGCACCTGGTCGAATGCAAGTACGCCGACGCCGCCCTGCATCGGCCGCTGGCGCGCTTCGCCGAGACCTTCCCGGACGCGCAGGCGGTCCAGCTGGTGGCGGAACTGCGCCAGGAGGAGGACCGCGGCCGCATCGCCATCCGCCGCGCCGGCGACTGGCTGGCGGGGCTGGAATGAACAGGCCGGGGATGCACACCACGCGCATGCCTTGTCAAGGGCCGGGAGAGTCGCGCTTATGAACGGTCTGGGGTGGAAACTCAA
The genomic region above belongs to Candidatus Hydrogenedentota bacterium and contains:
- a CDS encoding ATP-binding protein is translated as MRRYLHDRIAADLDRKMVILTGPRQVGKTTLARQIMASRTPAQYLNWDVAEDRAVLRRGTWSRQARLLVMDEIHKMPGWKVWLKGVVDAGPAEQALLVTGSARMETFRQSGESLAGRYFAWRLHPISVAEWCAHAGASPEAALRHLMRRGGFPEPCLAATDEEADRWRAQYATDLVREDVLEFSRLHEVRTMRLFLDLLRGRTGAPLSLASIARDLAVATGTLKRYLDILQALYIVFTVQPWHRNVARATLQAPKVYFFDTGMVRGDDGARLENAVAAMLLRHVHFRRDALGRETGLHYIRTKDGAEVDFAISEDDALTHLVECKYADAALHRPLARFAETFPDAQAVQLVAELRQEEDRGRIAIRRAGDWLAGLE